Proteins from one Xenopus tropicalis strain Nigerian chromosome 1, UCB_Xtro_10.0, whole genome shotgun sequence genomic window:
- the LOC100495756 gene encoding uncharacterized protein LOC100495756, translating into MDGETKSPCREASKNKHAVQTKESGYLKSVFVRVTQIWPLKYVFKILKKILSLAGLSPKIENVGTVESKSPYGRRFVSGRKRLGRFARLLLSLAPQKLQCALGYHSAESIGQAGGSDDIRKSPLKPCGKGSKRKQDDLEVEEQQSWVALMNEDLPDEDEEDDPTYEPSNTDTDSEEHHSKNDTESDLEIEEKEGVVMLKESPAKKPEAMVNGDPSNKEEKLTNGNPVDENQKTEDEQQKEITNSSAE; encoded by the exons ATGGATGGTGAAACAAAATCTCCATGCCGTGAGGCCTCAAAG aacAAGCATGCTGTACAAACAAAAGAATCTGGATACCTGAAGTCTGTCTTTGTACGAGTTACTCAGATCTGGCCTCTTAAATATGTG TTCAAGATACTGAAGAAAATTCTTTCCCTAGCTGGTCTTTCTCCTAAAATTGAGAATGTAGGAACTGTTGAGTCTAAATCTCCCTATGGCAGACGTTTTGTGAGTGGAAGGAAAAGGCTTGGCCGCTTTGCTCGTCTTCTACTTTCGCTTGCCCCTCAAAAACTacagtgtgctctgggctacCACTCGGCAGAAAGTATAGGGCAGGCTGGAGGGTCAGATG ATATCAGAAAGTCTCCTCTGAAGCCATGTGGAAAGGGCAGCAAGAGGAAGCAAGATGATCTCGAAGTAGAAGAGCAACAAAGCTGGGTTGCTTTAATGAATGAGGACCTTCCAGATGAGGATGAGGAAGATGATCCAACTTATGAA CCCAGTAACACAGACACAGATAGTGAAGAACACCATTCTAAAAATGACACAGAAAGTGATCTTGAAATTGAAGAAAAAGAGGGCGTTGTGATGCTCAAAGAATCTCCAGCAAAGAAACCG GAGGCCATGGTCAATGGTGACCCATCAAATAAGGAGGAAAAGCTAACCAATGGAAACCCAGTTGATGAAAATCAGAAAACAGAGGATGAACAGCAGAAGGAAATCACCAACTCTTCTGCAG AATAA